CTCGGCGTAatctgccagagcttgatttttgcgtaggtcagcggagcggaaattattgctctggctcgcgagaatgtgtcgtctgccactgtactctgacctgcttacttttttgttccggtccgtgtgttactcatcgtgccattggatacTATTTGCGAGTGGAACGAGAGGCTATTTATAACCCTATCAGAGCTCGTGTATTatatactgcagagtgtgggacagtttctgagagtgtggcaTCGATTTTTCCCACCCGTCGATCCCACATCCccagtggccaggaatgtgagaaatatATTATTTACTGTCAGTTCCTCTTAAAATTATGTTGTGGATGTCTCAGTGCAActccttttatttttttcaaggaaTACCAACGAGAACAAGTCCCATATACAgtcttcataaaatataaatgaaaaatataaatgcatAAAGTTCAATAAAACAGTTAGCAAACAAAGACGACTAACGACATGAAACCattaaggtggtatgcgcctcgtAAGTGTaggacttaaaattttgctcaaactttctttgaggaatctttcaaccattctctttcaaaatcaagaataaaaattggggatgACCGTgcgaattttggtactagagaaacaaataacccaagatttaccaaaaattaagattcaaaatggccgcatcccctgtgttaactctgtggagtaaaaataaattttcgaatttcaaaaaactaaaccggtaaaaagttttcttacatcaagagctttaaaatggtatatcagaaaagaatggtaaaagttttagagtccgaatatctgtccccgaggcgcattctaccttaaaataccTACAGGTTTAAGCATGACATTCCGAGCAGGCGTCTGAAAATTCGATAAGATGAAGTGATATCAGTGGTGGAGTTGGCTATGCACATATCAAGCTGAAAGTAAAAAATAGGGTCGAACAATCAATTGGGGGAAAGATAGGTGTAGAAACATTTGATCCTTTGATAAGTATTGCACAATTaggaaatgaaattcatgtcaCATGCAGTACTGTAACGTGTATCACACATATTGAAGGTAGATTGGTAGATTGAAAACGTTATTTGAACTTCAGGGTTTAAAATGACCCTACAAAAGGAGCAGAGCTTCGAAACATGTAAAAATTCGAGAGTCCGTATATTGACTCTAGCAACACATTCCGCATCAAACTTAGCCGTCCTCAGATATACGCATTACAAATACGTTTACAATTCATTGCCGTATGGCGACTTTACTGTGACAAAGACGTCATCTCTGACTCGCTTGCCATAAGTAGTTTACGCTACTCAAAGATCTTTAGGTTGTGAGTCAAACGAAAGAAGTGTGCATAGTTTACTTGCTTAGCATATTAATTGTCGACTCACAACACCTTGTAGGCCCATGAGCAGAAAGCCGTGGTTATTAGAAAACCGAAGATTTTTTTATTGCGGCATTATTTTTAGTTTATGTCTGATTCAAGTTTCATTACAGACGTTATCAGGGGCTCAAATGTAAGACCAAGCAAGAATGATAATTGCTTTACACAGAaaaatgagtagttttggaaatacacatttttttgaccaaaaatggcaaacattgccttaaaaatgcaaatttgcatatttctgcacaatttgaacaaatctgaaatagatcatccctagggacctatgtaccaaatatcaaagctatctgactggtagttttgaagaaggagattttaaagatttttttaccaaaaaacgacaaaaattgccttaaaaatacaaatatgcaaatttcaccacgatttgaacaaacttaagtgaggtcacctcaagtgagctgcatataaaatttcaaagcaattggacttgcggtttcagaggagaaggcaattgttgacggacgacggacgacgacggaaaattaACCTATtcgataagctccgcgtcgctgacagcggagctaaaataAAAGGTCAAAATAGGTCAAATAAGCCATTTCTGTATCGCAGACAGTCGTATGTTTTCTACAATTTTAATGGGACAGACGACAAAGTAACGTTGTAAGTTTACATCGTCAAATTAAAGTCtacacaaaatttaaaataattatcTGCATCAAGAACTTTTACGTATTCAAAATTTAATCCTGTACATAAATTGAACTTTGCACAGACTAGATTCTACTAGGTCTAATACAATGATAGTGCTTCGTAAGTTTAAATTCAAAAGACTGTTTACCTTCTATAAGCGTGTCAGAATGAATGGGGCAGATATATATTCTTCCAAAAAAAGTCCTACGCGCAGGGTTAGGTGTTGTGTACCGTGTGGTTCGAGGTGTAGGCGTTAACAACACAAAGCAATATAAGTAGACCTAAAAATGACATCGCCATTAAAATAACAAACACCTTACAGGAATAGGCCACCTTGTAGACCGTGTTTATTAAGACAACCGAGATTTTTAATTGTGGCATTATTTGTTTCAGTTTCTCTCTGACACATTTGTAGGCGTTATCAAGGGCTCGATTGTAAGACCAAGCAAGTGAGATACTTGAATTCAATTCACAAAAGGACAGTACTGAATGGTTGAAAAAGGTCAAAAGTTCAGGGACGCCATTTCTGTATTGAACTTTATAGTCGTTTTGTTTACGAGTGTTATGGAACAGACCACATAGTTCACATTTTATGTCCTATCATTCTTTGTTATTTAAATGCACATTTCTAATCTTGTTCTATTTTCTCTGCATACAAGCCAGATAACAAAAGCATGAAATATATATAGAATATCACTGCTACATTTGCTTGAATACACAAAGTCTAACCGAGGTGAAAATGAATAGTAAAAATAGCACAGTCTAATCATCGGTAATCCGACCCCAAGTACAACCCAACACTGAAGTGGGGAAACGTAGGAATTCTAAATTGTTTACTTCTAAGACTTGTAAACTCGTCGTCTACTTTAATCACTTGAATTTAAATCAACAtaatttctgttttcaaaaagcCGGTTATGATCATGAATAGCTGACCCTGTTGTGGAAAGGTCATCCCGGTTACTCACATACTCTTTGGATGGAAACGGAGCCATGCATGTTTcaatataaatttcaaaaatctctAAAAAGGAACTACAGCAGTACCTTTTAAAACTGTACTATCATTAATTGTGGTCAAGAAAACAAGTACACTTTCTCAGAGGATATTAAAATGCAGCATTGCCCATAAAATAACGTTGGAAATTAcactttaacagtttgtaacacgattggaactattttgggataatcggatggtgaagtgatgtcGGTTTCATTAGCAagtgtaagctcatctgcttttctttttaagttacacgcttgtttttatgacaaatttatAATATTTCGATTCAggtatagggcacctaacactttgagaactttggaaaaaaaagaTCTACCTCTCCTAAATTATTTCCAATTGCGTTCTGTGTAGATTGTTTGAGCACAAGGTATTTCGACATGATTAAGAGCGTTGAAAAAACTGCAGTTCAAGCAGaaaaaatactgacaaatgCTCCAGCCAGAGGATTATTAAATACGAAAGTAAATTTAAGGTAAGTCAAATATAATGAATAATTAGACTGGGCCTTGAAAACAGCAGTAATGCATGTAAGCATCATTCAAATCAGATGAACAAAATACTAAGCTTATTGTCTACAGCTACTACTGTGAACAGTTTTCTGCTGATTAAAAActtgtttttgaaaagaaaattatttgaaactcgatatttaaaatattcatttgtgTGATTTGTTTTGAATGCCTTAATTTTCAGCTTTCTTGTGTATACGATCGGACCTTTTTGTACTTCCTTCGAAGTCAAGCATGACATCTAACTTCAATTTTATTGTCCTAGTAAGCCCTGTGTAAACATTATCACTTTGTTTTCCAATGCTTTGATAATGTTCATCTTCACCTGCAAACTGTCTTGAAGGGATGTTGGTGTAGTTACCTGTATCTGtaactttactctcctttctggCTTTAACGGTCGTGGCGTCATACTCCTTTATAACTTGATAATTTTGTTCATCGTCATTGTTCATATCTCTTTCAATGCCAAGATTGTCCTCAGTATTTAACTCGATGTCACCACGTGATTTCACTCTGTCTGCGAGATTTGAGTTATTGCCGTATCTCCATTCCATTAGTCTACGCTTGTTCATAAAATAGCATACGACGGTAGTACTGAAAACTCCCAGTATTAGTCCAACAAAGAAGAGTCCAATAGAGAGGCCTACGTTGTTTGTTCCAGCTGCCTTTTCACTCGCACAGTATTGTTGACTCATAGTTGTTGCATGAGTATCGGTTGCTGTCgggatcattttgaaaaaagttccGTTTGAGGCCTCTGAGAATACGGTTGCTTGGTCGATGGAAATGGAATATTTACCGTCAATGTTACACTGTCACTACCTGTACCGATGACATTGGTTAACTCACATGTTATGGTGTGATCACCATTGTCACGTGAACTAAATGTAGAAATACGTAGAGACATTCCTTCCAGTCTAAATCTACCACCACTGTTCACTACGTCATCGTCATAATACCAAACAGTCTCTGTAACTTGTGGATTTGCATCTTGGTTGCAGTGCAGCACTATCTCGTCATTCTCCTCTGTTACCATGACATCAGTTGGATCGATTGTCACTATTGGTGCGTACTGGATATTGAAGTTGAGGGAACAGGTTCTATCAGATAACAAACCCGGATGTTGAAGGGTGCAGGTAAATGTCAATGTCGAACCGTCGTTGCGGGATGGGATCCAGTCAATAGCAATATATAAAGTGTTATCATCGTTACCATGGGTTTCCCTCGGTAGGGGTCCACTTTGGTCGTTACGAGACCAAAATAATCCAACTGCCGGGGTAGATTGACTAGAAAGACAAGTCAAAGTGTGTGTTACACCAGACAAGACAATTGTTGTTGTTGCCGTTGTTGTTGGTCCGGTTGTAATGACATCTTGTCCGTTTGGATTACTCACTCTGCAAACTGGGTAGTTTGATGTTGGAATGACGTAAATGTTAACTTCGGCTGTCCTTGATCTTCCATCAGGCACTGCGGCGTCATTCTGCGACCATGTCACTGCACATTGATAGCTACCACTGTCAAATTCAGCGGTACTTGGCGACACTGACCTCACTTGTAAAGTGAATCGTAAAGCAGTACCGTACGCATTGATTCTGTATCTATCATTAGTTACGTCGACCAACCAACCTTTGACATTGTCTCTAAAACTGTAGCCATCACTGATGATTTCTCCGTTTTTATACCACGATACCGTCTGATTGGACTCCAGTGAATCCACTTGGCAGTCTAGGAAAAATAATCGCCAGTCACGGTACTTCCGTATGTGTACTCTTCGTGACACCTGCTGGCTCTTCAACAAACTGAACTCCGGAAACGTATTTCTGTCCAAACAGAACACAGTGAAGTGTAATTGGTATCAGCAATATTCAGCATACATCATATCAAACAATGTTTGTAGAATACAGAGTCAGTTCTTGAATTGACACAGATTTGATGTTTCCGGGTGCAATAAAAATTACTTGCGATAAACTGATCTTTCACAACGGTGGCGCTGGTAGCCATAGTTCAGGGGTCACCGTACGCCAATTGGTTTCACTAGTAATCTAGCCCCTCGTGCGCATGAATAAATGAAGTTCCCTCCACTTCAAAACATCTTTCTACtctaaacttcatttttacttcACGCGTAAAGGAAAGTGAGACATATTTAGGGGTCAAGTTCTACTCAAATTATTTAAAGTGGACCATGGTGCTAATTTAGTTTGTGATGCAAATGCTTTCTGAAAAAGGTTGCAACTTACTGTAATTTAAGACAGAAAACTGCTCAAATAAGCTGCTTTTGCGACGGACGGTACTTTAAATGATGTATTTTATTCCTGTTCTACATTTACATAACTCTTACCGTTTTCATTTCGATGTAAGGCCATGCATACATCATAATGTTAACCGTTCATAATGTGATAGTGTCCCTTAGTGTAACATTTTCCCGGATTAGACTAACATTTCGTTCCGCAGAGTTGTTTGCAGTGAATATATGGTGATCAATGTGAAcaagtcagtaaaaagaaaGATTTAAATATTGGCATCTAATGAAATTTCTCGGCATAATCTTATAAAATCTTGCATTCGATGTGTTGTACAAAATCTACCACTGTCTTTACTGCCTTGGGCGATAATTGATTCAGTATGTAATTATAGCAATATTTAGCGTGGTACTTTTGTGACTTTTTGTTTATCCGAACGAGATTACGAAACACATTGAGATAAAAAATGAGACGTATTTGACAAGCTATCGATACATTTTGAAAAggccaatttgttttgtaaatttttcaattcagttttcaataacaatattgctGCTGATATCCCGACGTTGCTACTATAATTGAAGACCAATTTTCTATTGATATTGATGTCAATAGTGTCAGAAAAGAGTTGCTTTGAATTAGCACCAGCAAAGCTATAGGAAGTGATGGCATTCCCAATATGTTTTTGAGGGAATGTGCAAATGAACTTGCTATACCACTTACCATCTTATTCAATAGGTCTATTAAAGAGGGGATTTTTCCTGATATCTGGAAACGTGCAAACATTATCCCTATTTTCAAATCAGGAAGTCGTTCAAAAGTTGAACATTACCGGCCGATTTCCATTTTACCAAGTCTGtctaaaatctttgaaaagatAGTTCACAGACAACTCTCACATCATGTTTCCAATTCCATATCTACTAATCAGCATTGCTTTGTTTCAGGTAGATCTTGTATCACTAATTTATCTATTCTTATGAAAGATCTTCTCTCAGCAGTTAACAGCAAATCACAATGTGATAACATATATACCGATTTTGCTAAAGCATTCGATAGTATAAATCATAAACTATTACTTCATAAGTTGACTTCTTTGGTGTCCAGGGCACTTATCTGAAATGGTTTAATTCATATCTTGATAACAGGCTACACAGAGTGATTATAAAAAATGCTTTTTCTGAGTGGACTCCCGTCCTTTCGGGCGTTCCTCAGGGTTCTCACCTTGGTCcacttttatttattcttttcattAATGACATCTCTGATAATCTTGTGTCAGATTCGTTACTTTTTGCCGATGACATGAAGATTTATCGTATCATTGATTCGGATAATGACTCTTTAATGCTGCAATCTGATATCGATAGAATTGTCAGCTGGTCCGACACTTGGTTATTGAATCTTAATCCTACTAAATGTAAAGTTCTTactgtttcattgaaaagaaatgttcatattttccctTACAAACTCGACACTCATGCATTGAGTAGAGTCAGTACATGAGAGATCTCGGTGTTATTATTGACCAAAGATTATATTTTTGTGACCATGTAAATAACATGATTCAAGGTGCTAGAAAAGCTCTCGGTTTTATTATGAGGAATAGCCATTGTATTAACAGTGAGCacgttttaaaattattgtactttacCTTGGTAAGGTCTAAGCTTGAATATGCTTCTGTTATTTGGAACAGTATAAGTAAACACCAGTCTGATAGAATTGAAAGAGTACAgcataaatttttaacatttcttcataaaagaattactggtttttacagtgatgacattgactcgttgtgcaatatttacaatttacagtcattaaaatcaaggaggactatttttgatcatatatttttatataaatgcataaatgcgaagtttaatgttaatgctttagcttcattttttagtcttcatgtaccaaggttttcaactcggcgtactactttgtttcatgtgccatttggtagagttaattgtgttcgtgactctctttttagtagaattccgagacaatttaatttgcttttaaacgaatacaatgacattgatcctttttctgtaaatttaaatggttttaaaaacgttttaaaacattgttttctcagtatttgttaaagtttgttcgtcttgtcttcatgttttaactctgtatctgtatttttactaacagtcttccataaatggcctcggctgtggaagtcattattaataaaataaataaataaaaaataaatacatcaaGGTCCAGGTACTACGGGTTGATTTGACGCAAATTTTCTACTTAAACCTAAATTTCTCAGCAATTTACTCTGCATAATCGCGGTAACTCCGAATCACAATCGTACTTCTCTAGCCGTACATTCTCCGTCACTGCACAAATATTATCATTTGTCGGTGAAAGGAATCATTTTCTTCTTGATCAAATGCTTACGTTTTGATTTTCACTCGGAGAGATTCGTCGATAAAATGATGGGCAACAAATAGAAAAACTACTGACGGGAAAAACAAAGATTTCGCTGAGCATGTGAAgttaagatttaaaaaaaaacattcaaagtAGAATAAATATTCATACTTAAGAATCTTAACTTGATACCAAATAAAGAAGGAAACCATGGCATCGCGGTTAGTACATAAACCTTCGAGGGTCTATTGCCAGTCTACTACAGCTGTATTTGTTCCTCTTGGACACTTTTCCAGCGGTTTTTCATTTCAGGTGAACAGGCTTTCACTCCATCATTTCAGAAATGCCATTGCATGTTACCCAATTCTAGATCGTGATTAAAGATAACAGATCAactgaaacaacaacaaaaacacaaaagcaacaaaaaatcaAAGGAAGCGGTACTCATACGTCAACGTAGAGGGCAGTTCAAATATATCCGTATACCACTTCTCAGAAAATAACACATTCTTGTCGTCTGTTAAAATGGCTTCATATCTTCACAAACTAAACACCTCGCGTTGACTGACTTGACTCACTTGCACAGAGGTAAGGTAATGAAACAAATGGTGCGAAGGCTTTTCCTCACTGAATTATTAAAATCTGAGAAATTCGTGAAAGTATCGCGTGTTTGTTGATCAAATCTTGTTGAGGATCACTAGGAACAgcatttgtgtttgtgtgtctggCAAACATATATTGTTTCATATATACACTCATGTGTACACTTTACACTCCATTTATGGTTTTCAGGGGAATGGAATAGTGGAAAAAACACACTGTTTAAGTACATGCCACAAAAAGgacctttgtttacattacGCGTCATAAGTCAGAACAAAACAATCAGtgtatgttcaaaatattttaaagtttatgtCAGATTATGCTAATTTGACAGAAACCAATGGTTTGGTAATGAATGGAAAATGATGAATAAATGAGGATCCCCTATGGAAATAATAACTATGTGGAAAAGATACAAATTGTAtatgttggcggccattttgaatatttcataagGTCAAATGaccattatttgcatatttgtggaACAAGTCTTCTATGGTGATTTTAATAATATGTGGTATTTCAAGCGAGTGAAATAAACAACAGTTTCTGTTCAACATGCGATCCGTACAATTTACAAGCAGTGCGTTATTTAGTTTACAAACTACTGTCAGCCACTCACATCTCATCGGATCAGAGCTGCTTAGAAATCATCTACAAATACAAAGAAGAAATGTTTTACTGCTTGTTGCTCTTTAATTtggccatagaccctcgagggtctatgatttggcTCGCAAAACATGCACAAATAGAAAAAAGGAGTTGCAAGACTGAACAAGACTGTGGCTGTGCCTACACTGAACTTCTTACAAATTATCACAGTGCGAGCAGTCAACTTGGTTAAAAACCTTTAAAAGGGTTCCCtaagataattttatttttacagtgAACACTAGACCGAATGTTCTTTAGATTCACCCAAGGAATTTTCGGTTTATTACTTTTTACcttaatgaaaaaattaaatacagTAACGTGATTTTTGGACGATTTCCTTTTCTTTCTATCCGAAAGCGATCCGAAAACctatgagaaactgtttttttgtgaaatatatgaaaaaagaGAATTGCGAACATTATTCTAGTTCTGGATTCTTATGAAATCACAGGAATAATCCACTATCTAAAGAATATAAACCAACAGTCTCATTACACATGCATATAATAAGACATAAAGAGAAAGCATATCACGAAGTACCTGAACTTACAACACATTCCAAGTCGTTCAGAAAGATCTGTTTTAAGTCTCTAGAgaataataattttttcaactttcacaagTAAGACAATGAAACTTCACTCGATCAAAAGGGTTTAAAATGACTCCGTACGAGCAGCCGAGTTGAGATGACGTATATTGGCCAAAGATGCACATTCCTCATCTAGCGTAGCCTTTGTCATGTATTCGAATTAACCTTACAAATACTTATACAAGTCATTTTGAATCCACATAGTCGTATGGCGACTCGACAAAAACGTCACCTTTGACCCGCTTGTCATAAAATACTTTACTCTAGTAGAAATACTTAGGACATGAGTCAAccaaggcgcattctatatACCTGTTTGTTGTTGTCCACCATTCcagtacatttttttaaatttaacattAAAAACGTCTATGTTTCGTTATTTACCAAAGTCTTGGCGATTAATGTTGCCTTAATCATTGTAAAAAGCCTATAGACAATAAGGGACGAAGTGAAAATATTATACAAGGGTAAATATGATATTGAAAAGCACTTGCAATTAAAAGTAGAGGAAGTACATGGAACTATCaccaaattaaaaaaagaaataaatattctgAGTGGTACACTGCAAAAGCCGACCGGAGACATAATTACTGGAGGACaagaatagaaaaataaaagcaACGAAAGCATCTAATAAAACGGGAAAATGATGAAGCAAAACAACTTCAATGTTGGAAAGAAGAAGTAGCAAACTCACATATGACTGACCTCGATAAGAAAAATTACCAGTTCCATACCATTTTCTCAAAGTAACATTCTCTTTTAACTGTCATTTGTTCGTCTTTTATCTAGATGGGACGTTTCAGTCTTATCGTCCTGCACAGTCCACACGAGACTTCTCATTTGTAAATCATTAACGCACAATCAAGTTTAGTGATCACTCTGTCTCCTCCGATAGTGTTTTGTTGAAACCTTCACTTCATACTTTCGCTGCTTTTATTTTCTGTTCTTATCTTTTAGAACTTACTGCTCAGTCGGTTTTTGTACTTCTGTAAAACATAGTGCACTTCGGAAACATTTCTCCCAGTCTGAAGTTATGTTCGCAAGTTTGACACACAAATCAGAGTGACTATGGGATTGGCATTGGGATTGGTGCATAAGTAAACAAATTGTGCATATTTatttgcattccaaggcctCCGGCGCATATGCAAAGGGGGTTAAATTACTCGATCTAACTCTATTTACTTATCTGTCTATTTATTCatctttttatatatttttatctgTATTTTCGAAATGCATTATTTCACATAGCAAATACAGCGTCTTATATCTTATAATTCTGCTGGTATTGGCAGAGAAccgtaaataaaataataagatAGAAACGTATCCATGTTATGCAACCGAGcgaaaatgtttgtttgtttatggtgGGTGTGCTAAATTAATCACAGACAAATTAAACTTTATCTATCAAGCTGATCTTAATTTAGCTGTATTTACTATtgaattcaaaagaaagtttacTATCTAGCTGAATCGAAATAGGTTGAAACatggtgaatatatatatatatgtgtcaaAAGAGTGAATATCACCGTTACACACTTAATACACTACAATTAAATTATATTTCATTACACGAGAATGTATTCTACGtgatattatcaaaaattatattaccatgccctacCGGTCGCAtattgattggtcgagctgaaccacaaGTACatagtaatggtttgtttacatgcccatgaatatgaataataagattaacaactcagagtatcgtaactttacagctgaaacgtaaatcataatcaatcacaaaataaaatggagcacttgtgggccaagttgagatacttcttttctgaaaaaatctccggatttgcccaatttttacagcgcgcgtgacagtgcgtcgcgtattgctcagttctagGGCccaattgtcgttcgcttgggaaattttcgcaaattttgacggttttcttgggttcgttgataacataatggaaataacagactccgctctggccattaacgtttatttattggcgcgggctcgaggaaagcggAATTAACGGGGtcagcaagcctcgcccgttaatttctggctttcctctcgcccttgcccataaataaacgttaatggtcagcgcgtcacccgttatttctatagtgtTTGGCAAATTAACTCACAGTATATCACAAGTTGAAGTTAAACAACATACGTGTCGTCTCGAATAGTTCACGCCAAAAACTTATATGTGTTTCAATTAACATACCCTTTTGAGATAGGATAGACCTGCTCGGAACAtttattgttcattttaaatggaTGCGACGAATAATAAAAAGGAAACTTCGGCAAATcactaaaagtttgaaaatgggAAAAGAGCTTAAATAAGGAAGTCTAAAATAGGTAGGAATACcggaatgaatatttttttccatgagTCAAAGTGCTTATCAACTGCTCAACACTAAGCTTTTCAACGAGACATTTTAGTGGTCGCCTGGTGATAAATATGGGAGATAATTTAGAAAATGTACCTCATTCCTTTGTAAAAGAGAGCAAATTACACTACAGCATATTTAATATGAGCTCTATTTGAAGTCTAACAGATACTCATCCAAGGAAAACAAATGAAGCAAAAGTTCTCAAAAACATCCACGGGCTaacaaaatgtataaaatattgTGCACCGTGTCTAACAACGTGATCAATCTGTTtctaaaatttaaagttttgccAACTGACAATGGAAGCAACATTGAATTATCTTCTATTTTAAGTGGAATATCGTATGTCAGACAGTTATGTCCATTACCCAGACAATATATATCTTACTTCAAATTGTGttgcttttgttgttgttggtggtggtgaGTTCAGTATACACACTATCACTGCGTTTTCCAAGGCTTTGATAATGTTCACTTTTGCCTGCAAACTGTCTTAGGGGGACATTTGGGTGGATAATAACCGTAGCCTCTGTAACGTCACCCTCGTCTCGGGTGTTAACACTCAAGGCGTAATCATCATTTATATCTTCATAATTTACTTCATCGTCAATGTTCGAATCTCTTTGTATGCCAACGTTATCTTTGGTATCCATTTCAATATCATCACGGGATCTCGCGCCGGCTACGAGATTTGACTTATTGACATATATCTGTTCAATTCGACCACTCTTGTAAAGGAAAAAGCATATAATAGTGGTAATCAAACCACCGACAGTTAGACCAGCTAAGAGGAGTCCAACAGCAAAAGAGATGCTTGTAGTTGCCGTATTCGAACAAACGACGGCGCCTCTTCACATAAATAATTTTGAGGACACATATTTATTATGTTGtcggttgttgttgtttgactTATTATGTTAtcgtttgttgttgttgtttttagttATTATGTTGTCAGTTATTGTTGTTTCAAGTGATTTTGAATACAGGCCCGTCAGAGATCTTTCGGAATGTGGCTGGTT
This genomic window from Ptychodera flava strain L36383 chromosome 10, AS_Pfla_20210202, whole genome shotgun sequence contains:
- the LOC139141643 gene encoding nectin-3-like protein, with product MARTGSIAVAVRIQDGKKQAQSLWLNTFPEFSLLKSQQVSRRVHIRKYRDWRLFFLDCQVDSLESNQTVSWYKNGEIISDGYSFRDNVKGWLVDVTNDRYRINAYGTALRFTLQVRSVSPSTAEFDSGSYQCAVTWSQNDAAVPDGRSRTAEVNIYVIPTSNYPVCRVSNPNGQDVITTGPTTTATTTIVLSGVTHTLTCLSSQSTPAVGLFWSRNDQSGPLPRETHGNDDNTLYIAIDWIPSRNDGSTLTFTCTLQHPGLLSDRTCSLNFNIQYAPIVTIDPTDVMVTEENDEIVLHCNQDANPQVTETVWYYDDDVVNSGGRFRLEGMSLRISTFSSRDNGDHTITCELTNVIGTGSDSVTLTVNIPFPSTKQPYSQRPQTELFSK